In a genomic window of Brassica rapa cultivar Chiifu-401-42 chromosome A10, CAAS_Brap_v3.01, whole genome shotgun sequence:
- the LOC103846478 gene encoding uncharacterized protein LOC103846478 — MQKTLWLKFALEKLSVLIFEAAPQPFFLDAGRAPGRRRRVLCSACFSSPLSALSIVISNFNSCVFVVSYAMVSTNRFTVAVSHPPLVTAHPLVISHPLKANRSTGSRTTRSAHFLGTVKSPLGVQPEPPLLHHVSSPSQPFEPLVIYSLRQLHPNRSLDVSFQSFVMGLRFSSGLDESYGFQYGNIGVHFLSLISVRILSWNIVKSIAPPPPSRLVTPFPSEICCYSTASFTHPSHLNADTAYGLSDICFWLGLAHLLVCEGLLLKSTHSWPTKNFPMSDVIKLRHRSSSEASCRSTVCRLVSYRVHLAPSCDVVQGSPSPSFMSIRFKSRQRRPFSMAFSYVSGVTHLFLPPISPYLRQSSIENSGRAQPPLFQDNYFLVEAKESVSSPVFVSANRFKTLSIGPLIVGFISRLQYVLGTSVSGSQVKHLYGYLHPFNTSITRIVVVVFVYRLAVEFTSGCSCLILLDI; from the coding sequence ATGCAAAAAACTCTGTGGCTTAAGTTCGCCCTAGAAAAGCTCTCTGTCCTGATTTTCGAGGCCGCGCCGCAACCGTTCTTCCTCGACGCCGGTCGTGCCCCTGGCCGCCGGCGTCGGGTCCTCTGCTCAGCCTGCTTCTCTTCACCGCTCTCTGCTCTTTCCATCGTCATCTCCAACTTCAATTCTTGTGTCTTCGTCGTCTCTTACGCAATGGTTTCCACGAATCGCTTCACCGTCGCCGTCTCTCATCCTCCGCTCGTCACCGCTCATCCTCTCGTCATCTCTCATCCTCTCAAAGCGAACAGGAGCACCGGATCTAGAACCACCAGATCTGCTCATTTTCTCGGAACCGTGAAGTCTCCGCTTGGTGTACAGCCAGAGCCTCCTCTCCTCCATCACGTCTCTTCACCATCTCAACCTTTTGAACCCCTGGTCATATATTCCCTCAGACAGCTTCATCCCAACAGATCTCTTGACGTGAGCTTTCAAAGTTTTGTAATGGGCTTGCGGTTTAGCTCAGGTCTCGATGAGAGCTATGGATTCCAATACGGTAATATTGGAGTTCACTTTCTCAGTTTGATCTCAGTTCGCATCCTCTCATGGAATATCGTCAAGAGCATCGCCCCACCTCCGCCGTCTCGCCTCGTCACTCCATTCCCTTCCGAGATCTGCTGCTACTCCACCGCTAGCTTCACTCATCCGTCGCATCTCAACGCCGATACAGCTTATGGACTCTCCGACATATGTTTTTGGCTGGGCCTAGCCCATTTATTGGTTTGTGAAGGGCTTTTACTAAAGTCCACTCATTCATGGCCCACAAAGAACTTCCCTATGTCGGATGTTATAAAATTGAGACATCGCTCCTCATCTGAAGCATCATGCCGGTCTACGGTTTGTCGTCTTGTCTCGTACAGGGTTCACCTAGCCCCAAGCTGTGACGTTGTACAGGGTTCACCTAGCCCAAGTTTCATGAGTATTAGATTCAAATCTAGGCAAAGGAGGCCTTTCTCTATGGCTTTTAGCTATGTTTCTGGAGTCACTCACCTGTTCTTGCCGCCAATCAGTCCTTATCTTCGACAAAGTTCCATTGAGAACTCGGGACGAGCTCAGCCTCCACTGTTCCAAGACAATTATTTTTTAGTTGAAGCAAAGGAGAGTGTGTCATCACCAGTGTTTGTGTCTGCCAACCGTTTCAAAACCCTCTCAATAGGGCCCCTCATCGTCGGTTTCATATCCCGACTTCAGTATGTTCTTGGAACATCAGTTTCAGGGTCTCAAGTGAAGCATCTTTATGGGTATCTTCACCCCTTTAACACCTCTATCACTCGTATTGTTGTAGTAGTTTTCGTTTATCGTTTGGCCGTCGAGTTTACCTCCGGTTGTAGTTGTTTAATCCTTTTGGATATTTAA
- the LOC103846480 gene encoding uncharacterized protein LOC103846480 — protein MSDGYYSSKKTDDICDDVCGQDGSRAGKAFSRVRCILRGLDFKTYIFFFTIIPLFVFGVYLHGQKLTYFLRPLWESPPKPFQTLPHYYHPNASMETLCSLHGWKHRESPRRVFDAVLFSNEVDMLTIRWKELYPYITQLVILESNSTFTGLPKPLVFAANRGEFEFVEPRLAYGNIGGRFKRGENPFVEESYQRIALDQLIRLAGIEEDDLLIMSDVDEIPSAHTIDLLRWCDGYPPVLHLQLKNYLYSFEYFVDSKSWRASVHRYKPGKTRYAHFRQGDTLLADSGWHCSFCFRRISEFVFKMKAYSHTDRVRFSHYLNPERIQDVICRGTDLFDMFPEEYTFREIIAKLGPIPRSYSAVHLPGHLIEKAESYKYLLPGNCLRESG, from the exons ATGTCCGATGGATACTACAGTTCTAAGAAGACGGACGATATCTGCGATGATGTTTGCGGACAG GATGGTTCTAGAGCAGGGAAGGCCTTTTCAAGGGTGAGATGTATACTACGAGGACTCGATTTCAAGAcatacatcttcttcttcaccatcatCCCTTTATTTGTCTTCGGAGTCTATCTACACGGGCAGAAGCTCACATACTTCTTGAGACCGCTCTGGGAATCACCACCTAAGCCATTTCAAACGCTTCCTCATTACTACCATCCCAACGCCTCCATGGAAACGCTCTGCAGCCTCCACGGGTGGAAACACCGCGAGTCTCCGAGACGCGTCTTCGACGCAGTCTTGTTCAGCAACGAAGTCGACATGCTCACCATCCGCTGGAAAGAGCTCTACCCTTACATCACCCAGCTCGTGATCCTCGAGTCCAACTCCACCTTCACCGGTTTGCCTAAACCGCTGGTTTTCGCCGCGAACCGGGGGGAGTTCGAGTTCGTGGAGCCGAGGCTGGCGTACGGGAACATCGGAGGAAGGTTCAAGAGAGGCGAGAACCCTTTCGTGGAAGAGTCTTACCAGAGGATCGCGTTGGATCAGCTTATAAGGCTCGCGGGGATCGAAGAAGACGATTTGTTGATCATGTCTGATGTAGATGAGATCCCCAGCGCTCACACCATCGACCTTCTTAGGTGGTGCGATGGTTACCCGCCGGTTCTTCATCTCCAGCTTAAGAACTACTTATACTCGTTTGAGTATTTCGTCGACAGCAAAAGCTGGAGAGCTTCGGTTCATCGGTACAAGCCGGGGAAGACGCGGTACGCTCATTTTCGTCAGGGCGACACGCTTTTGGCAGACTCTGGTTGGCATTGCAGCTTCTGTTTCAGGCGCATCAGCGAGTTTGTGTTCAAGATGAAAGCCTACAGTCACACCGACCGTGTTAGATTCTCTCATTATCTGAATCCGGAGAGAATACAAGATGTGATATGTAGAGGAACTGATCTGTTCGACATGTTTCCTGAGGAGTATACGTTCAGGGAGATCATCGCGAAGCTAGGTCCGATACCGAGGTCGTATTCAGCTGTTCATCTTCCAGGTCATTTGATCGAAAAGGCTGAGAGTTACAAGTACTTGTTACCTGGGAACTGTTTAAGGGAAAGTGGATGA
- the LOC103846481 gene encoding LOW QUALITY PROTEIN: probable glucuronokinase 2 (The sequence of the model RefSeq protein was modified relative to this genomic sequence to represent the inferred CDS: deleted 2 bases in 1 codon; substituted 1 base at 1 genomic stop codon) — translation MDPNPEPASSGRNNNAVLEHRSFARIGFLGNPSDVYFGRTISFTIGNFWASAKLEPSDHLLIKPHPYHDLVRFDSLDNLVCRLKSEGYYGGVRLLMAICKVFRSYCKDNDIHLHDRNFTLSYDTNIPRQTGLSGSSAIVSATLSCLLDFYSVRHLIRIEVRPNLILNAEKELGIVAGLQDRVAQVYGGGLVHMDFSKEHMDRVGXGIYTIMDINLLPPLHLIYTENPSDSGKVHSTVRRKWLDGDEFIISSMAEIAKLAEEGRTALLNKDYTKLKLLMNRNFDLRRSIFGDECLGAMNIEMVEVARKIGAAAKFTGSGGAVVAFCPDGPSQVKLLEEECKKAGFIVEPVKLVPTRLNNSDLKTLSKL, via the exons ATGGATCCAAATCCGGAACCGGCGAGTTCCGGT CGAAACAACAATGCTGTGTTGGAGCATAGATCGTTCGCTAGAATAGGGTTTCTGGGAAACCCTAGCGATGTTTACTTCGGCCGCACGATATCCTTTACCATCGGCAATTTTTGGGCGTCGGCTAAACTAGAGCCATCCGACCATCTCTTGATCAAGCCTCATCCTTACCATGACCTTGTCCGCTTTGACTCTCTCGATAATCTC GTTTGTCGATTGAAAAGTGAAGGGTACTACGGAGGTGTAAGGTTACTAATGGCAATATGTAAAGTATTCCGCAGCTATTGCAAAGATAATGACATTCATCTTCATGACAGAAACTTCACTCTATCTTATGATACCAATATCCCCAGACAG acGGGGCTTTCGGGTTCTAGTGCAATTGTATCTGCTACTCTCAGCTGCCTACTTGATTTCTACAGTGTCAGGCATTTAATAAGGATAGAAGTTAGACCTAACCTTATTCTTAATGCCGAAAAAGAACTTGGTATTGTTGCAGGTCTTCAAGACCGTGTTGCTCAAGTCTATGGTGGTGGTCTTGTTCACATG GATTTTAGTAAGGAGCATATGGATAGAGTTGGTTAAGGAATTTACACTATAATGGATATCAACCTTCTTCCTCCTCTGCATCTCATCTATACTGAGAATCCTAGTGACTCTGGGAAG GTTCATAGCACGGTTCGTAGAAAGTGGTTAGATGGTGATGAGTTCATAATATCATCAATGGCAGAAATTGCAAAACTAGCAGAAGAAGGTCGAACTGCATTACTAAATAAAGATTACACCAAGCTCAAACTACTCATGAACCGTAACTTCGACCTTCGAAG gAGTATCTTTGGAGATGAATGTTTGGGAGCTATGAACATAGAAATGGTGGAAGTGGCACGTAAGATCGGTGCAGCTGCAAAGTTCACTGGAAGCGGGGGAGCTGTGGTGGCTTTCTGCCCTGACGGGCCATCTCAGGTCAAACTCCTCGAAGAAGAATGTAAGAAAGCTGGATTCATTGTTGAGCCAGTAAAGCTTGTCCCTACGCGTCTCAACAATTCTGATCTAAAGACTTTATCGAAGCTCTGA
- the LOC103846483 gene encoding uncharacterized protein LOC103846483, with protein MAKSLHFTRLMSSSARMALSSHFPFSIKPRIIHKPYFFSSTPYPLQYDMIINRPTQSSLSQPRRRPPRAIESTSPDPAEPDFDSWVDNKLASEREKGRPGSGDPEMDKEKRKYYSKRRKRLYGSDSEDEGRRKSDEGFVELKPEVVEFDRLHQREEELYFYDTFAYPWEKDKHYKMVYQLEKKYFPDQGLDKAFLQPGESPKGDGSVKVSGKKSVAYGGKKRIDESDDGDEKLLFFDEVKDKEKEKEKEKVEESVTEKKVEQFFKGLTKSNNERGLASGGGDGEPFLVTRNGELPSRWDGPNGTVLLVNKPKGWTSFTVCGKLRRIVKVKKVGHAGTLDPMATGLLIVCVGKATKVVDRYQGMIKGYSGVFRLGEATSTLDADSPVIQREPWEHIKDDDIKKALTSFLGEIWQVPPMFSAIKVGGEKMYDKARRGETVELSPRRISIFQFDIERSLDDRQNLIFRVVCSKGTYIRSLCADLAKALGSCAHLTALRRDSIGEYSANDAWEFNELEAAITKNYF; from the exons ATGGCGAAATCTCTACACTTCACCAGACTAATGTCTTCTTCAGCAAGAATGGCTCTCTCCTCTCACTTCCCCTTCTCAATCAAACCGAGAATCATCCATAAACCCTACTTCTTCTCCTCAACTCCGTACCCACTCCAATACGACATGATCATCAACCGCCCCACACAGTCTTCCCTCTCTCAACCCCGTCGTCGACCTCCTCGAGCCATCGAATCCACTTCTCCGGACCCAGCAGAACCAGATTTCGATTCCTGGGTCGACAACAAACTCGCCTCGGAGCGCGAGAAGGGCCGACCTGGCTCCGGAGACCCGGAGATGGATAAGGAGAAGAGGAAGTACTATAGTAAGAGGAGGAAGAGGCTGTACGGATCCGATTCCGAGGATGAGGGGAGGAGGAAATCAGATGAAGGATTCGTGGAGTTGAAGCCTGAGGTGGTGGAGTTTGATAGGTTGCATCAGAGGGAGGAGGAGTTGTATTTCTACGATACGTTTGCGTATCCGTGGGAGAAGGATAAGCATTATAAGATGGTGTATCAGTTGGAGAAGAAGTATTTTCCTGATCAGGGATTGGATAAGGCGTTCTTGCAGCCTGGAGAGTCTCCTAAGGGTGATGGGTCCGTGAAAGTTAGTGGGAAGAAGAGTGTAGCTTATGGTGGGAAGAAAAGGATTGATGAGAGTGACGATGGTGATGAAAAGTTGCTGTTTTTTGATGAAGTGAAGGataaggagaaggagaaggagaaggagaaggtaGAGGAGAGTGTTACTGAGAAGAAAGTTGAGCAGTTTTTCAAGGGTTTGACGAAGTCAAACAATGAGAGAGGTTTAGctagtggtggtggtgatggagAGCCTTTTCTTGTGACGAGGAACGGTGAGCTTCCTTCTAGGTGGGATGGTCCTAACGGTACAGTGCTTTTGGTGAACAAACCCAAAG GATGGACTTCATTCACCGTCTGCGGTAAGCTACGAAGAATAGTCAAAGTGAAAAAG GTTGGTCATGCTGGGACACTTGATCCTATGGCTACTGGTCTCTTAATCGTCTGCGTTGGTAAAGCTACCAAGGTGGTTGACAG GTACCAAGGGATGATCAAAGGTTATAGTGGAGTTTTTCGTCTTGGTGAAGCCACTTCAACTTTGGACGCGGACTCTCCT GTGATTCAGCGAGAGCCTTGGGAGCATATTAAGGACGATGACATTAAGAAAGCTTTGACATCTTTTCTTGGCGAGATATGGCAAGTTCCTCCAATGTTCTCAGCTATTAAA GTTGGAGGTGAGAAGATGTACGACAAGGCGAGAAGAGGAGAAACCGTGGAGCTTTCTCCCAGACGAATTTCGATTTTTCAGTTTGACATAGAACGCAGTTTAGATGACAG ACAGAATCTGATCTTCCGAGTTGTATGCTCCAAGGGTACATACATAAGATCTCTCTGTGCAGATCTTGCTAAAGCTCTTGGAAG TTGTGCTCACCTCACTGCTCTCCGGCGAGATTCAATCG GTGAATATTCTGCTAACGATGCTTGGGAGTTCAATGAGTTAGAAGCAGCAATCACCAAAAACTACTTCTAG